The genomic DNA GATCGCCTATCACATCTTCAAGTGATAAATCTTGAATTATCTCACTCAATTTGTTTCCTCCTCAGCATATTCTTCAGTCTCTAAGACCTGTACTTCAGTGTTATCTAATATACTTTGATCTTCTTGCATACCGAATTCAACGTGACTCTCAATCCATTCACGACGAGGCGCAACTTTATCTCCCATTAACGTCGTAACACGTTTAGATGAACGCATTTCATCTTCAATTTGAACACGAATCAAAGTTCTTGTTTCAGGATTCATTGTTGTTTCCCATAATTGTTCAGGATTCATTTCACCTAAACCTTTATAACGTTGCAACATAAATCCTTTACCTAATTTATTCTGAAGTTTTTGAAGTTCATCATCCGTCCAAGCATATTCAACTTGTTTGGATTTGCCTTTACCTTTTTCTAATTTGTAGAGTGGTGGTAAAGCGATAAATACTCTACCGGCTTGTACAAGTGGTTTCATATATTTAAAGAAGAACGTTAGTAATAACACTTGGATATGTGCACCATCTGTATCTGCATCGGTCATAATAATGATTCGATTATAATTACTGTCTTCTATTTTGAAGTCATTGCCTACACCAGCACCGATTGTATGAATAATTGTATTAATTTCTTCATTTTTGAAAATGTCTTCAAGACGCGCTTTTTCAGTATTAATAACTTTACCTCTAAGCGGTAAAATCGCTTGAAATTTTCTGTCACGACCAAGTTTAGCCGAACCACCTGCAGAGTCACCCTCTACAAGATATAATTCATTTTTATCTGTATTTTTACTTTGAGCTGGCGTTAATTTACCTGATAGCAACGTATCTTTTCGTTTATTCTTCTTACCTGAACGTGCATCCTCACGAGCTTTACGTGCGGCTTCTCTAGCTTGTTGCGCTTTAATAGCTTTTTTTACAAGTGATTTAGATAGTTGTCCTTTTTCTTCTAAATAGTAAGGTAATTTATCTGATACAACTGAATCGACGGCACTACGAGCTTCTGAAGTACCTAATTTAGATTTAGTTTGACCTTCAAACTGTAATAATTCTTCTGGGATGCGTACAGAAATTACTGCTGTTAATCCTTCACGAATATCATTACCATCTAAATTTTTATCTTTTTCTTTTAATTCATTTATACGACGTGCATAATCATTGAACACACGAGTCATAGCAGTTTTAAAACCAACTTCGTGTGTGCCACCATCTTTTGTACGGACATTATTTACGAAACTTAAAATGCTTTCTGAATATTGATCATTGTATTGAAACGCTACATCCACTTCAATTTGATTTGCAATACCTGTAAATGTTGTTACATCATGTAGTGTTTCCTTACCTTCATTAATATAACTAACAAATTCCTTAATACCTTCTTCATAATGGTATACTTCTTCACGTTCTTTACCACTACGTAAATCTGTTAAAGTGATTTTAAGATTTTTTAATAAGAATGCAGATTCTTGCAATCTTTCACTAAGTGTATCGAAGTTAAATGTAGTTGTAGCTTTAAAAATTTCAGGGTCTGGCTTAAATGTAACTTTAGTACCTGTCTTCTTAGTTTTGCCAGC from Staphylococcus taiwanensis includes the following:
- the parE gene encoding DNA topoisomerase IV subunit B; its protein translation is MATKNSNHYSDDSIQVLEGLEAVRKRPGMYIGSTDKRGLHHLVYEIVDNSVDEVLNGYGNEISVTINQDNSISIEDNGRGMPTGMHASGKPTVEVIFTVLHAGGKFGQGGYKTSGGLHGVGASVVNALSEWLEVEIHRDGNIYKQSFKDGGVPASGLVKAGKTKKTGTKVTFKPDPEIFKATTTFNFDTLSERLQESAFLLKNLKITLTDLRSGKEREEVYHYEEGIKEFVSYINEGKETLHDVTTFTGIANQIEVDVAFQYNDQYSESILSFVNNVRTKDGGTHEVGFKTAMTRVFNDYARRINELKEKDKNLDGNDIREGLTAVISVRIPEELLQFEGQTKSKLGTSEARSAVDSVVSDKLPYYLEEKGQLSKSLVKKAIKAQQAREAARKAREDARSGKKNKRKDTLLSGKLTPAQSKNTDKNELYLVEGDSAGGSAKLGRDRKFQAILPLRGKVINTEKARLEDIFKNEEINTIIHTIGAGVGNDFKIEDSNYNRIIIMTDADTDGAHIQVLLLTFFFKYMKPLVQAGRVFIALPPLYKLEKGKGKSKQVEYAWTDDELQKLQNKLGKGFMLQRYKGLGEMNPEQLWETTMNPETRTLIRVQIEDEMRSSKRVTTLMGDKVAPRREWIESHVEFGMQEDQSILDNTEVQVLETEEYAEEETN